In Deinococcus sp. QL22, the following are encoded in one genomic region:
- the ddrA gene encoding single-stranded DNA-binding protein DdrA has protein sequence MKLSDVQKRLQAPFPAHVVAWKPQAFTKDRSRALMLAHVDARAVQDRLDAICPDGWMFEIEVIAGAARPTVKGRLTVLGVIREDIGEAPEGDLGTLKAASSDALKRCAVHFGIGRYLYDLPKVWADWNDSRREPVTPPELPEWARPDHERSPGGAHLVQAMEQLRYELPEDLDLQREVYKHLKAALGSIHPSQGTGQAA, from the coding sequence ATGAAGCTGAGCGATGTTCAGAAACGACTCCAAGCCCCGTTTCCCGCTCATGTGGTGGCGTGGAAACCTCAGGCCTTTACCAAAGACCGCAGCCGCGCCCTGATGCTCGCCCACGTGGACGCCCGCGCCGTACAAGACCGCCTCGACGCCATCTGCCCCGATGGTTGGATGTTTGAAATCGAAGTGATCGCTGGAGCCGCCCGCCCCACCGTGAAGGGCCGCCTGACCGTGCTGGGCGTCATTCGTGAAGATATCGGAGAGGCCCCGGAAGGCGACCTCGGCACGTTGAAGGCCGCCAGTAGCGACGCCCTGAAGCGCTGCGCCGTGCATTTCGGGATTGGCCGTTACCTGTACGACCTGCCCAAAGTCTGGGCCGACTGGAACGACAGCCGCCGCGAACCTGTGACCCCGCCCGAACTGCCCGAATGGGCACGCCCTGACCACGAACGCAGCCCCGGTGGAGCGCATCTGGTTCAGGCGATGGAGCAACTGCGCTACGAGTTGCCCGAAGACCTTGACCTTCAGCGCGAAGTGTACAAGCACCTGAAAGCTGCGCTGGGCAGTATTCACCCCAGCCAGGGCACCGGGCAGGCGGCGTGA
- a CDS encoding S8 family peptidase, producing MARLTPIAASCTLALTLLLASCGSQPTETALAAPDAAQAASPDRAIRTEAPLLGTSNPDAIPGQYIVVMSEGSVSGLSAQGLSAQNAGSLIQSLSLDPQGVTVQQVYTQAIEGFAGKLSAQNLQTLRADPRVKYIEQDGVMRANATQTGATWGLDRIDQRDLPLNGSYSYTPTGSGVTAYIIDTGINTGHTNFGGRAVWGTNTTGDGNNSDCQGHGTHVAGTVGSATWGVAKAVKLVAVKVLDCAGSGSNSGVIAGINWAVANKTGPAVANMSLGGGASQAVDDAVNSASSRNLVMVVAAGNENQNACNVSPARAASAITVGSTTRTDARSSFSNFGTCVDIFAPGSDITSTWIGSTTATNTISGTSMASPHVAGAVALLLQGTPSGTSSAITSSLISASTPNKVTGAGTGSPNRLLFTGTGGTTPPPTGTTTTYTGSVSSRTSSYKPGTGGFSYAGGTLKGNLSAASGTDFDLYLQKFNGSAWADVASSEGSSSTEAITYAAGSGTYRWEVYAYGGSGNYTLVETK from the coding sequence ATGGCACGTCTTACCCCTATTGCTGCAAGCTGCACCCTCGCCCTGACATTGCTCCTTGCCTCCTGCGGCTCCCAGCCCACCGAAACTGCACTTGCCGCACCCGATGCAGCGCAGGCTGCCAGCCCTGACCGTGCCATCCGTACAGAAGCGCCATTGCTGGGAACCTCCAACCCAGACGCCATTCCGGGCCAGTACATCGTGGTCATGAGTGAGGGCAGTGTCAGTGGTCTGAGTGCCCAGGGTCTGAGCGCACAGAACGCCGGAAGCCTGATTCAGTCTTTGTCCCTCGATCCGCAGGGCGTGACGGTGCAGCAGGTGTATACGCAGGCCATCGAGGGCTTCGCGGGCAAGCTGAGCGCCCAGAACCTCCAGACCTTGCGGGCCGATCCACGGGTGAAATACATAGAACAAGACGGCGTGATGCGGGCCAACGCCACCCAGACGGGCGCGACGTGGGGCCTTGACCGCATAGACCAGCGCGACCTGCCCCTGAACGGCAGCTACAGCTACACCCCCACAGGTAGCGGTGTCACGGCGTACATCATCGATACGGGCATCAACACCGGGCATACCAACTTTGGCGGACGGGCGGTGTGGGGAACCAACACCACAGGCGACGGCAACAACTCGGATTGTCAGGGGCACGGCACACACGTGGCCGGAACGGTAGGCAGCGCGACCTGGGGGGTTGCCAAAGCCGTGAAACTCGTGGCCGTGAAGGTGCTGGACTGCGCCGGGAGCGGCAGCAATTCGGGCGTCATTGCAGGCATCAACTGGGCGGTAGCCAACAAGACTGGCCCAGCCGTAGCCAACATGAGCCTCGGCGGGGGCGCGAGCCAGGCCGTAGACGACGCTGTGAACTCGGCTTCTAGCCGGAATCTGGTGATGGTGGTGGCTGCCGGAAACGAGAACCAGAACGCCTGCAACGTCAGCCCTGCACGCGCCGCCAGCGCCATCACGGTGGGTTCCACCACCCGCACCGACGCCCGCAGTTCGTTCAGCAACTTCGGCACCTGCGTCGATATTTTTGCGCCCGGCAGCGACATTACCAGCACCTGGATCGGCAGCACCACCGCCACCAACACCATCAGCGGCACCAGCATGGCCAGCCCCCATGTGGCCGGAGCGGTGGCCCTGCTCCTGCAAGGCACACCCAGCGGCACCAGCAGCGCCATCACCTCCAGCCTGATCAGCGCCAGCACGCCCAACAAGGTCACGGGTGCGGGCACGGGCAGCCCCAACCGCCTGCTGTTTACGGGAACAGGCGGCACCACGCCTCCGCCCACCGGTACGACCACCACCTACACGGGCAGCGTCAGCAGCCGCACCAGCAGCTACAAACCTGGCACAGGCGGCTTCAGCTACGCGGGCGGTACCCTCAAGGGCAACCTGAGCGCAGCCAGCGGCACCGATTTCGACCTGTATCTGCAAAAATTTAACGGCAGCGCGTGGGCCGATGTGGCCAGCAGCGAGGGCAGCAGCAGCACGGAAGCTATCACCTATGCGGCGGGCAGCGGCACCTACCGCTGGGAAGTGTATGCCTACGGCGGCAGCGGCAATTACACGCTGGTCGAAACCAAGTAA
- a CDS encoding TetR/AcrR family transcriptional regulator: MKISDVMTEERSKRTRARSPQAKAAMRTRLLDATLASLHHAEGWSVNAAAREAGLSKGTVYLYFDNAAALYIALLKEVIENRDNTQEAALVLRHAHVLADASEDERQEAARLVQILESRLTGQPAPDDGNWPACAALIGSTIFKESGLRELI, encoded by the coding sequence ATGAAAATATCCGATGTCATGACAGAAGAACGCTCCAAACGCACCCGCGCCCGTTCGCCGCAGGCCAAAGCTGCTATGCGCACCCGCCTTCTCGATGCCACCCTCGCCTCGTTGCACCATGCGGAGGGCTGGAGTGTTAACGCCGCCGCACGCGAAGCAGGGCTGAGCAAGGGCACCGTTTACCTCTACTTTGATAATGCTGCCGCGCTTTACATAGCCCTGCTTAAAGAAGTTATTGAAAACCGCGACAACACCCAGGAAGCCGCACTGGTATTGCGTCACGCCCACGTGTTGGCCGACGCCAGCGAGGACGAGCGCCAGGAAGCGGCCCGCCTCGTGCAAATTCTGGAATCGCGCCTGACCGGGCAGCCCGCCCCCGACGACGGCAACTGGCCCGCCTGCGCCGCCCTGATCGGCAGCACGATTTTTAAAGAAAGTGGCCTGCGCGAACTGATCTAA
- the hisB gene encoding imidazoleglycerol-phosphate dehydratase HisB: MSHPATPNSTTPTSGRSSHVNRRTSETDITVNLDLNSVLYQPPATGHGFFDHMLDALARHSRIGLSIQAAGDLHIEPHHLIEDTGITLGQALAQALGDRRGIERYGSAFVPMDETLAHVVLDLSGRAHLAFEPETLDVWGTAGGMTHYHLREFLRGFCNHAGANLHVRVLAGREAHHVIEAIMKAFARALRDAVQVTSDGMASTKGSL; encoded by the coding sequence ATGAGCCACCCGGCCACCCCCAATTCCACTACTCCCACGTCTGGCCGCAGCAGCCACGTCAACCGCCGCACCAGCGAAACCGACATCACCGTGAACCTTGACTTGAACAGTGTGCTATATCAGCCGCCCGCCACCGGTCACGGGTTTTTTGACCATATGCTGGATGCTCTGGCCCGGCATTCCCGCATCGGCCTCAGCATTCAGGCAGCGGGCGACCTGCACATAGAGCCTCACCACCTGATCGAGGACACCGGAATTACGCTGGGGCAGGCGTTGGCGCAGGCACTCGGAGACCGCAGGGGCATCGAACGCTACGGCAGCGCCTTCGTGCCGATGGATGAAACGCTGGCCCATGTGGTGCTGGACTTGTCAGGCCGCGCCCACCTCGCCTTCGAACCCGAAACGCTGGACGTGTGGGGCACGGCGGGCGGCATGACCCACTACCATTTGCGTGAATTTTTGCGGGGATTTTGCAACCACGCCGGGGCCAACCTGCATGTGCGCGTGCTGGCAGGCCGCGAGGCGCACCACGTCATAGAGGCGATTATGAAGGCGTTTGCCCGTGCCCTGCGCGACGCGGTACAGGTCACGTCGGATGGGATGGCAAGTACGAAAGGATCGTTATGA
- the hisH gene encoding imidazole glycerol phosphate synthase subunit HisH, whose product MNDQPEVLLLDYGAGNVRSAAKALARAGMSVKVSADPADVPGARALVVPGQGHFRQVMDAFESSGFHAPVMAAAHAGTPILGICVGMQMLLTDSEEAPGVAGLNLIPGTVRKFEAVSERKVPQMGWNSMQSVGDSALLRGLPAPAHAYFVHSYYVPATVAVDHGALTDYGVPFWAAFSVDNLHATQFHPEKSGAVGLAILERFRRNVLEGSGSVSSP is encoded by the coding sequence ATGAATGACCAACCAGAAGTCCTTCTCCTCGACTACGGCGCGGGCAATGTCCGCAGCGCTGCCAAAGCTCTGGCGCGGGCCGGAATGAGCGTGAAGGTCAGCGCCGATCCCGCCGATGTGCCGGGAGCGCGGGCGTTGGTGGTGCCGGGTCAGGGCCACTTCCGGCAGGTGATGGACGCCTTCGAGAGCAGCGGATTCCACGCCCCCGTGATGGCCGCCGCGCACGCGGGCACACCCATTCTGGGCATCTGCGTGGGCATGCAAATGCTCCTCACCGATTCCGAGGAAGCGCCGGGGGTGGCGGGCCTGAACCTGATTCCCGGCACAGTCCGCAAATTTGAGGCCGTGTCAGAGCGCAAAGTGCCGCAGATGGGTTGGAACTCGATGCAGAGCGTGGGTGACAGCGCCCTGCTGCGCGGTTTGCCTGCTCCGGCGCACGCCTACTTTGTGCACAGCTATTACGTGCCCGCCACTGTAGCCGTAGATCACGGGGCACTGACCGACTACGGCGTCCCGTTTTGGGCGGCCTTCAGCGTGGACAACCTGCACGCCACGCAGTTTCACCCGGAAAAAAGCGGCGCGGTGGGATTGGCGATTCTGGAACGCTTCCGGCGCAATG